From Bradyrhizobium sp. NDS-1, the proteins below share one genomic window:
- a CDS encoding PaaI family thioesterase, which produces MTSPDIPSDFEPHFRKAPLTDPWEPLYSRKTDKGVTVGLRLATPHTNARGLIHGGLIAALADAAMGYSCAQATGWTTSFVTISLSVDYVGAAEIGQWLAVEGEAIKTGSTICFAQCLVRADDALIARASGTFRVVPKKG; this is translated from the coding sequence ATGACCTCTCCTGACATCCCCTCCGACTTCGAGCCGCATTTCCGCAAGGCGCCGCTCACCGATCCCTGGGAGCCGCTCTACTCCAGGAAGACCGACAAGGGCGTCACCGTGGGATTGCGGCTGGCTACGCCCCACACCAACGCGCGCGGGCTGATCCATGGCGGGCTGATTGCGGCGCTGGCGGATGCCGCCATGGGCTATAGCTGCGCCCAGGCGACCGGCTGGACGACGTCCTTCGTCACAATCTCACTGTCGGTCGATTATGTCGGCGCGGCCGAGATCGGCCAATGGCTCGCGGTCGAGGGCGAGGCGATCAAGACCGGCTCCACGATCTGTTTCGCGCAATGCCTGGTGAGGGCCGACGACGCCCTGATCGCGCGAGCGAGCGGGACGTTTCGCGTGGTGCCGAAGAAGGGGTGA
- the pobA gene encoding 4-hydroxybenzoate 3-monooxygenase, with amino-acid sequence MRTRVAIIGAGPAGLLLGQLLHAYGIDNVILERQSPDYVLGRIRAGLLEEGTVALLDQIGVGARAHAEGLVHEGIELAFSGRRHRIDMKGATGKTVMIYGQTEVTLDLMNARKAAGLVSVYEARDVQPHDFDGSHPRVTWVKDGVTHTLDCDFIAGCDGFHGVSRASVPATAIEEFERVYPFGWLGILSDTPPVSHELIYSNHARGFALCTMRSIKRSRYYVQCSLDDHVDQWPDDRFWDELKGRLDQEAADSLVTGPSIEKSIAPLRSFVAEPMRFGRMFLCGDAAHIVPPTGAKGLNLAASDAHYLSSALREFYDEKSSAGIDAYSATALARVWKAVRFSWWMTSMLHKFPDTGTIGARIQLAELDYVTQSQAAMTSLSENYVGLPF; translated from the coding sequence TTGCGGACAAGAGTCGCAATCATCGGGGCCGGGCCGGCCGGATTGTTGCTTGGGCAACTGCTGCACGCATATGGCATCGACAACGTCATTCTGGAGCGGCAGAGCCCGGACTATGTGCTCGGCCGTATCCGCGCCGGCCTGCTGGAGGAGGGAACCGTCGCGCTGCTCGACCAGATCGGCGTTGGCGCGCGGGCACATGCCGAGGGCTTGGTGCATGAGGGCATCGAACTCGCCTTTTCCGGCCGCCGTCACCGCATCGACATGAAGGGCGCGACCGGCAAGACGGTGATGATCTATGGCCAGACCGAGGTCACGCTCGACCTGATGAATGCCCGCAAGGCCGCCGGTCTCGTCTCCGTGTACGAGGCCAGGGACGTGCAGCCGCATGATTTCGACGGCAGTCACCCGCGCGTAACCTGGGTGAAGGACGGCGTCACCCACACGCTGGATTGCGATTTCATCGCCGGCTGTGATGGTTTCCACGGCGTCAGCCGCGCCAGCGTTCCGGCGACCGCGATCGAGGAGTTCGAGCGGGTCTATCCGTTCGGTTGGCTCGGCATTCTGTCCGATACGCCGCCGGTCAGCCACGAGCTGATCTATTCCAACCACGCGCGCGGCTTTGCGCTGTGCACCATGCGCTCGATCAAGCGCAGCCGTTACTATGTCCAATGTTCGCTCGACGATCACGTCGACCAATGGCCGGACGATCGCTTCTGGGACGAATTGAAGGGCCGGCTCGACCAGGAGGCGGCCGACAGCCTCGTCACGGGCCCGTCGATCGAAAAGAGCATCGCGCCCTTGCGCAGCTTCGTTGCCGAGCCGATGCGCTTCGGCCGGATGTTCTTGTGCGGCGATGCCGCGCACATCGTGCCGCCGACCGGAGCCAAGGGCCTGAACCTCGCCGCTTCCGACGCGCATTATTTATCGAGCGCCTTGCGCGAGTTCTATGACGAGAAATCCAGCGCCGGGATCGACGCCTATTCCGCCACCGCGCTGGCGCGGGTCTGGAAGGCCGTGCGCTTCTCCTGGTGGATGACCTCGATGCTGCACAAATTCCCCGACACCGGCACCATCGGTGCCCGCATCCAGCTTGCCGAGCTCGACTATGTCACGCAGTCGCAGGCCGCGATGACGTCGCTATCGGAGAATTATGTCGGGCTGCCGTTTTAG
- a CDS encoding TRAP transporter substrate-binding protein, whose product MRKACLALLLAASVTPAYAQDKTFDLKISHWVPASHPLQKSLEDWAAAVEKDSGGTIKGKVFPAQQLGKAFDHYDMARDGIADVTYVNPGYQPGRFPIIGAGELPFLISDAKGGSMGLDAWYRKYAEKEMKDVKYCLAFVHSPSSFHSKTKKIVSPEDVKGMKIRPAHATMANFVTSLGGTNVQSSAPEVRDIIERGVADGVTFPWGSLVLFGIDKVTKYDMEAPLYTTTFVFVINKDKYNAMSDKQKAAIDKNCTVETAGAVGEHWGKFEDAGIAKVKAESSHEVYKLTPEQTAAWKKAAEPLVKTWGDNAKKTGADPDAALADLKASLKKYNALAE is encoded by the coding sequence ATGAGAAAAGCCTGTCTGGCATTGCTGCTGGCCGCGAGCGTGACGCCTGCCTACGCGCAGGACAAGACCTTCGATTTGAAGATCTCGCATTGGGTGCCGGCCTCGCATCCCCTGCAGAAATCGCTGGAAGACTGGGCCGCGGCGGTCGAGAAGGATTCCGGCGGCACCATCAAGGGCAAGGTGTTTCCGGCCCAGCAGCTCGGCAAGGCCTTCGACCATTACGACATGGCGCGCGACGGCATCGCCGACGTCACCTATGTCAATCCCGGCTACCAGCCCGGCCGCTTCCCGATCATCGGCGCCGGGGAATTGCCGTTCCTGATCTCGGATGCCAAGGGCGGCTCGATGGGGCTCGACGCCTGGTATCGCAAATATGCCGAGAAGGAGATGAAGGACGTCAAATACTGCCTCGCCTTCGTCCACTCGCCCTCCTCCTTCCATTCCAAGACCAAGAAAATCGTCAGCCCTGAGGACGTGAAGGGCATGAAGATCCGCCCTGCGCACGCCACCATGGCAAACTTCGTCACCTCGCTCGGCGGCACCAACGTGCAGTCCTCGGCACCGGAAGTGCGCGACATCATCGAGCGCGGCGTCGCCGACGGCGTCACCTTTCCCTGGGGCTCCCTGGTGCTGTTCGGCATCGACAAGGTGACCAAATACGACATGGAGGCGCCTCTCTACACCACGACGTTCGTGTTCGTGATCAACAAGGACAAGTACAATGCGATGTCCGACAAGCAGAAGGCCGCGATCGACAAGAACTGCACGGTCGAGACGGCAGGCGCGGTCGGCGAGCATTGGGGCAAGTTCGAGGACGCCGGCATCGCCAAGGTGAAGGCGGAATCCAGCCACGAGGTCTACAAGCTGACACCCGAGCAGACCGCCGCCTGGAAGAAGGCCGCCGAGCCGCTGGTCAAGACGTGGGGCGACAATGCCAAGAAGACCGGCGCCGATCCTGATGCGGCTCTCGCGGATCTGAAGGCCTCGCTGAAGAAGTACAACGCGCTGGCAGAGTGA
- a CDS encoding TRAP transporter small permease produces MTEPDGPQPTRRSWMDRVIDSIEWIAAGFVGIVALDIFLSVLLRNTLNYSIPDSFDIGRMLLGILIFWGIAATSYRGTHITVDLIWANVGPRYQRMIDIFATLVLLFVVTVQTWTLFDKVRLTYNDNVQTFDLHMPTWPFFLVAWIGDVCAVLLIAIRTYRLIFHPEEIHEPKIKVTE; encoded by the coding sequence ATGACAGAACCCGACGGGCCACAGCCGACAAGACGCTCCTGGATGGACCGCGTGATCGACTCGATCGAATGGATCGCGGCCGGCTTCGTCGGCATCGTCGCGCTCGATATCTTCCTGTCGGTGCTGCTGCGCAACACGCTGAACTATTCGATCCCCGACAGCTTCGACATCGGCCGCATGCTACTCGGCATCCTCATCTTCTGGGGCATCGCGGCGACGTCCTATCGCGGCACCCACATCACCGTGGACCTGATCTGGGCCAATGTCGGGCCGCGCTACCAGCGCATGATCGACATATTTGCGACGCTGGTGCTGCTGTTCGTCGTCACCGTGCAGACCTGGACGCTGTTCGACAAGGTCCGGCTGACCTACAACGACAATGTTCAGACCTTCGACCTGCACATGCCGACATGGCCATTCTTCCTCGTCGCCTGGATCGGCGACGTCTGCGCCGTGCTGTTGATCGCGATCCGCACGTACCGCCTGATCTTCCATCCCGAAGAGATACATGAACCGAAAATCAAGGTGACGGAGTAA